Part of the Candidatus Brocadia sinica JPN1 genome, ATTATGGTGGCGGGGTTTGTTTCATTCAGGGCTCATTTTATTTTTATGACGAGGAGACAGACGAGCCCATCATGGTGAGGGGTACGGAGGGACTGAAAGGGTTTAACGAATACACCGGCACGGGGTTTTTGGTCAGTGAGGATGGTTTGATACTCACCAATCGGCACATTGCAGAACCGTGGTGGGAAATGCAGTTGGTGCCATTTATTCATATCGAACCAACAATTAAACCCAGGTTTGAAGTATTCAGGGCATTTTTCCCGGGCATTAAAGAACCGTTTGATTTAAAGGTAGAAAAGATTTCCGATGAGGTAGATGTAGCTTTGCTGCGGATTGATTTACGTGGTGAGAGGATTCCTGTTCTCGAATTAGACGACACAGAGAAAGGTGCTGTAGTTGGTGAGCCTATGTTATTATTGGGTTATCCGGCTGGCGTGGGCGCCATCTTCGCAAAAACTGATCCTGAAATTGTTAAGCAAATCCTTAATCTGCCATTTATTCCACTCGTACAGGAACTGTCAGATTGGGGTTTGATAAGGCCACTTTCCACGCAGGGTCATTTAAGCGATATTCTGTTTAACAGGATCGTCTATGATGCTCAAACAGCCGCAGGTGGTAGCGGAGGTCCTATCTTTAATAAGAAAGGGAAGGTGATAGGTATTAACTACGGAATCTTTCCCGGGTTTCGCGGTTCCAATTTTGGTATTCCGATAAGTTATGGTACCGAACTAATAAACCAGGTTTTGCGTCGATAAAAAATAGTTTAATGCACACATCTTCCAATAGATTTAAATACAATCTTCGCATCTTCAGAAAGGCCTTTTTACCTTGGGCATTATCTTCACCAGGAAACCTTTGGATGGCCTGGAATTTATTTAGAAAGGTAAGGAAGAAATATAAATTTAATACCCAATTACAAGGTCATCTTGAATACCCTATCCCGCATTCCTTTGTATTAAGCCTTACCTCTGATTGTAATCTTACGTGTGATCATTGTTACGCAAGGGTATATAACGAGATAGAGGTTTTGCCCAGAAAAGTATTGGAAGTCATTTTAAAACAAGCTAGTTCTCTCGGCTGTTTCTTTTTTGTCCTTACCGGCGGAGAGCCTATGTTGTACCCGGACCTGTTAGATATTTTAAGCCATCACAGTGATAGCCTTTTTATCCTGATAACCAACGGAACCATGCTCACTGATGATGTTGTAAAAAAACTGTCCCGATTACCCCATATAATTCCTGTAGTCAGTCTTGAAGGTGGTTTAGAGGATACGGATAAAAGGCGTGGTGTGGGTACATACAATCGTGTTATAAGTGCCTTCGAAAGTCTCCAGAAAAACAAAATACTTTACGGGTTTTCTATTACAGTTACCTCGGATAATGTAGAACAACTTCAAAAAGAAGATGTATTTTGTGAAAAGTATCCCTATGGTGCCCGGCTAGGATGTTTTATAGAATACATACCGACTGGAAGGACACCCAATGTAAGGTTATGTTTGTCACCGGCACAAAGAAATTCATTCAGGCAATGGTTTTTAAAACTGAAAGAGAGGACGAATACCTATCTCATTCATTTCCCAGGGGATGAAGAGCTTATGGATAGTTGCAGAGAGGCTGGGAAGGGATTCGTTCATATTAACCCGGCAGGATACATCGAGTCGTGCGCATTATTACCCTCCAGCAAGTATAATGTAGCGGAGACTTCCCTTGAAGTATGTTTGAAAAACTCGTATTTAGATAGTCAGCAATGTTCCCATGCCTATGAGGCACTTGAGAATCATCCCTGCATGAGTCATAGATAGGATTGCGTTGCAGTATTTCTGACTGATAACCTCATGCTGCATAGCCACAACCAGAAAGAGTTACGCGGAATAGTCTCAAAAATGTTTTTAGGGATACCACCATGGCAGACAAAATGATTGATACATCCTGGCATACGATGTCAGTTGATGAGGTAATAAGGAGGCTCGATACCAATCCGGATACGGGGCTTAGCAATAGAGAGTCAGATAACCGGCTCAGGAAATATGGATACAATCAATTAGAAGAAAAAGAAGGTGTATCCCCCCTATTGCTCTTTTTGGAACAATTTAATAACTTTATTGTCTGGGTATTGATCGGAGCCGCCATAATCTCCGGTGTTTTAGAGGAGTGGGTCGATGCATTAGCCATTATTGCCATTGTTATCATTAATGCTATTATCGGGTTTATTCAGGAATACCGTGCCGAGAAATCCCTTGCAGCCTTACAAAAAATGTCTGCGCCTTTTTCGAGGGTAATGCGTGAAGGCGAACTACATTCGATCCCCTCACGGGAAATTGTACCAGGGGATATGGTACTGCTCGAGGCCGGGGATTATGTCCCTGCTGACGGTAGATTATGTTCTTCCTTTAGCCTGAATACCCAGGAAGCCTCTCTTACCGGGGAATCTACGCCGGTAAGCAAATCCATAGAACCGCTCCCAAATCCCTCATTACCCATTGGCGACAGAAAAAATATGGTATTCATGGGTACTTCGGTAACAAATGGTAAAGGAACGTGTGTTGTTGTAACCACCGGCATGCACACCGAGTTAGGGAAGATTGCGGGTCTTATCCAGGAAGCAGGAAAGGAAGAAACCCCCCTTCAGCGCAAACTCGAAGTCTTTGGAAAAAAGTTAGTCTATCTGTGTTTAGGGATTGTAACGCTCGTATTTCTTTTAGAGTT contains:
- a CDS encoding trypsin-like peptidase domain-containing protein, which produces MKAVFVHLSGSHRGNTEIFDTKKISIGTDALNDLRFDPVIDGNTSPYHAEILLSKYDYVLKDKGSAKGTLVNKRVVSEIVLKDGDLIEFGAGGPKVRFRIKADEAEIYKPLTEILEDSLGIARTSQRGRLVTATSFLKHLVWEAFTQSSHTFKIYLFTILFIIVGSLALYFHGQYIRLLKTAEKVRIFELERSVAENIIKNYGGGVCFIQGSFYFYDEETDEPIMVRGTEGLKGFNEYTGTGFLVSEDGLILTNRHIAEPWWEMQLVPFIHIEPTIKPRFEVFRAFFPGIKEPFDLKVEKISDEVDVALLRIDLRGERIPVLELDDTEKGAVVGEPMLLLGYPAGVGAIFAKTDPEIVKQILNLPFIPLVQELSDWGLIRPLSTQGHLSDILFNRIVYDAQTAAGGSGGPIFNKKGKVIGINYGIFPGFRGSNFGIPISYGTELINQVLRR
- a CDS encoding radical SAM/SPASM domain-containing protein, with the translated sequence MAWNLFRKVRKKYKFNTQLQGHLEYPIPHSFVLSLTSDCNLTCDHCYARVYNEIEVLPRKVLEVILKQASSLGCFFFVLTGGEPMLYPDLLDILSHHSDSLFILITNGTMLTDDVVKKLSRLPHIIPVVSLEGGLEDTDKRRGVGTYNRVISAFESLQKNKILYGFSITVTSDNVEQLQKEDVFCEKYPYGARLGCFIEYIPTGRTPNVRLCLSPAQRNSFRQWFLKLKERTNTYLIHFPGDEELMDSCREAGKGFVHINPAGYIESCALLPSSKYNVAETSLEVCLKNSYLDSQQCSHAYEALENHPCMSHR